In Shouchella patagoniensis, the following are encoded in one genomic region:
- the bshA gene encoding N-acetyl-alpha-D-glucosaminyl L-malate synthase BshA produces the protein MKKKKIGITCYPTVGGSGVVATELGKQLASRGHEVHFITSEIPFRLDDRIYPNIFFHEVEVNQYAVFKHPPHDLTAASKIAEVIRTHNLDFLHVHYAVPHAVCAILAKQMSGRDIKIMTTLHGTDITVLGFDPSLRQLIKFGIEQSDMVTAVSNNLVGQTKELVSTTKPIETVYNFIDEHVYYPKPVEGLRAHYGILEDEDVIIHISNFRPVKRIVDILKSFQLIMRKRRAKLLLIGNGPEVPIARQFVIEQGLEDHVLLLGNQKHIAELLSMSDLMLLLSEKESFGLVALEAMACGVPVIGTSIGGIPEVIEDGVSGFLVELGHIEEVAEKAIQLLSDEQLHDSFKEAALTRVKKTFYSQYIVSQYERLYEKMLQGDTM, from the coding sequence GTGAAAAAGAAAAAAATAGGGATTACTTGTTATCCAACTGTTGGAGGCTCTGGTGTCGTCGCAACTGAACTCGGAAAACAACTTGCATCAAGAGGACATGAAGTTCATTTCATTACGAGTGAAATTCCATTTCGTTTAGATGATCGAATTTATCCAAATATCTTCTTTCATGAAGTAGAAGTAAATCAATATGCGGTATTTAAACACCCGCCACATGATTTAACTGCTGCTAGTAAAATTGCTGAAGTGATTCGTACGCATAACCTTGATTTCTTACATGTTCATTATGCCGTTCCTCATGCAGTTTGTGCCATTCTTGCAAAACAAATGAGTGGAAGAGACATAAAGATTATGACAACATTACACGGTACAGATATAACTGTATTAGGGTTTGATCCCTCTCTTAGACAACTGATTAAATTTGGTATTGAACAATCAGATATGGTAACAGCTGTTTCAAATAATTTAGTAGGCCAAACCAAAGAGCTTGTAAGTACAACTAAACCAATTGAAACGGTTTATAACTTTATTGATGAGCATGTTTATTATCCAAAGCCAGTGGAAGGCTTGCGAGCACATTATGGTATTCTAGAAGATGAGGATGTTATTATACATATTTCTAATTTCCGACCTGTGAAGCGAATTGTTGACATTTTAAAAAGTTTTCAACTCATTATGCGCAAGCGACGAGCTAAATTGTTGTTAATAGGAAACGGTCCAGAAGTACCGATTGCGAGACAATTTGTGATTGAGCAAGGATTAGAAGACCATGTTTTGTTACTTGGTAACCAAAAACATATAGCAGAGCTTCTATCTATGAGCGATCTCATGCTTTTATTAAGTGAAAAAGAAAGTTTTGGTCTTGTTGCGTTAGAGGCGATGGCGTGTGGAGTTCCAGTTATTGGAACCTCAATTGGTGGAATCCCGGAAGTAATTGAAGATGGAGTAAGTGGATTTCTTGTTGAGCTTGGTCATATTGAAGAAGTTGCGGAAAAGGCGATTCAATTACTTAGTGATGAACAGTTGCACGATTCGTTTAAAGAAGCGGCATTAACACGGGTGAAGAAGACTTTTTATTCGCAGTATATTGTTAGTCAGTATGAGCGGCTATATGAGAAAATGTTACAAGGAGATACGATGTAA